The genomic interval ATGGAGGCCGTAGTCGACCTGCTCACAGACGTCGGCGTCGACCGGTTCTGCTTCTATCACCTCGCGTACGGCGGCCGGGGCGTCCCTGACGCCGACATCACGCCCGAGACCCGTCGGGACGCGGTCGAGCGCCTCGTCGACCTCACGCGCCAGTACCACGAGGACGGCGAGGAGATCGAGACGCTGCTGGTGGGTAACTACTGCGACGCCGCCTACCTCGTCGAGTACGCCCGCCGCGAGTTCGGCCCCGAACGCGCCGAGCGAGTCCGCCGCTACCTCGAGGTCAACGGCGGCGACCCGGCCGGCGAGCGCGTCGCCGACATCGACTATCAGGGGAACGTCCACGCGACGCAGTTCTGGCAGTCGTACTCGCTCGGGAACGTCCGCGATCGCCCCTTCGGCGACATCTGGGAGGACGAATCGAACCCCCTGATCGACCGCCTCCGGGACCGGCCCGACAGCCTCGGTGAGGAGTGTCGTAGCTGCGCGTACAGCGACATCTGCCGGGGCGCCTCACGCCTGCGCGCGCTCACGGTCGACGGCGAGTTCGGCGCCCGCGATCCGCAGTGCTACCTCACGCCGGACGAGCGCGCCGGCGACGGCGCATTCGGCGTCGGGTCGCCGCCGTCGCAGGCGGACTGACGACTGCAACCGAGTGCGATATCGCCTCCGCACTATCCGTCTGCCACCCCATCGAACGTGTTCGGGGAACGGTTGAGGGGTGCCAGCCGCTGAATATCCCGTATGAGCGCAGTTGACGCCGAGACGGCCGAGCGCGACGACGAGCGAGCCGTCACTACCGTCGAGGTGAAAGGGACCGGGCGGCTGTACGACGCCCTGCCGGCACACCGCTTCGAGTACACGTTCGAAGGGACGACGCTTC from Halobaculum halobium carries:
- a CDS encoding TIGR04347 family pseudo-SAM/SPASM protein; this encodes MISVSKLLYNLDAEGDGLRYGDADSTAEQIRERKQERPVVVWNGTKRCNLSCSHCYAGADVGAAPGELTTAEAKGMLDELADYGAPVVLFSGGEPLVREDLPELVAHASDAGIRPVLSTNGTLLTRDRARELRDAGLAYAGISVDGRREVNDAFRGQEGAFDAAVDGIEACLDVGLKTGLRYTVTDDTVPDMEAVVDLLTDVGVDRFCFYHLAYGGRGVPDADITPETRRDAVERLVDLTRQYHEDGEEIETLLVGNYCDAAYLVEYARREFGPERAERVRRYLEVNGGDPAGERVADIDYQGNVHATQFWQSYSLGNVRDRPFGDIWEDESNPLIDRLRDRPDSLGEECRSCAYSDICRGASRLRALTVDGEFGARDPQCYLTPDERAGDGAFGVGSPPSQAD